A single Triticum dicoccoides isolate Atlit2015 ecotype Zavitan chromosome 2A, WEW_v2.0, whole genome shotgun sequence DNA region contains:
- the LOC119359480 gene encoding 11-beta-hydroxysteroid dehydrogenase A-like codes for MEMLSMLKVGYTVLRSETPATDLVNTFMDWAARRSLLLLALFMPPYHVYKLAASAAATVAPEDVAGKVVLVTGASSGIGEQIAYQYAKKGARLALVARRQGSLHEVAAKATDLGSPDVLVVPGDVARPEDCKAFVQATVERFGRLDHLVNNAGLANVCWFEEVPDVAGFK; via the exons ATGGAGATGCTGAGCATGCTGAAGGTGGGGTACACGGTGCTGCGCAGCGAGACGCCGGCGACGGACCTCGTCAACACCTTCATGGACTGGGCGGCCCGCCGGTCGCTCCTCCTCCTGGCGCTCTTCATGCCCCCCTACCACGTCTACAAGCTCGCCGCGtcggccgccgccaccgtcgcGCCGGAGGACGTCGCGGGGAAGGTCGTGCTCGTCACGGGCGCCTCCTCCGGCATCGGCGAG CAAATAGCTTACCAGTACGCGAAGAAGGGAGCGAGGCTGGCCCTGGTGGCGAGGAGGCAGGGAAGCCTGCACGAGGTCGCCGCCAAGGCGACCGATCTCGGCTCGCCGGACGTGCTCGTCGTGCCGGGGGACGTGGCGAGGCCGGAGGACTGTAAGGCGTTCGTCCAGGCCACGGTCGAGCGCTTTGGCCGGC TGGATCATCTTGTGAACAATGCCGGTCTGGCCAACGTGTGCTGGTTCGAGGAGGTGCCCGATGTCGCCGGTTTCAAGTAA